The Deinococcus wulumuqiensis R12 genome has a window encoding:
- a CDS encoding fasciclin domain-containing protein, which produces MKKRLGLMTLSLLLVSPAVAGGAGQPAAKPATCKSIAAIVASDPQFSTLATALEAADLTGALAGSGSYTLFAPTNAAFAKVPSDQLAGLLGDPEMLAAVLSYHVVAEKASAAELRGASSGTTEQGADVQIKVSGSQIMINDARVVKADIQACNGVVHAIDAVLMPPTEVEAPEAQAPAPAPAAPAPAPAAPAASTAPAAIDVRSIPALPLSGAVTVSTPATTETGTTETSTETATEETATEEAGTEEGTAVVESNTLYDVLVADERFSTLRDLLSDADLTDMLMSGEYTVFAPTDEAFAALPEGALAAVASNPELLLSLLRYHVVQGRLTSEQVQVGSLQTLAGSPLTIEAELSPAIESSTGLIYPVDAVLLPEGFTVPEVADDTAMVETTEFQTSTAASVSVALEGESFSVLRGLLTRAGLTDTLASGEYTIFAPTDEAFAALPAGTLDALTDEQVKSLLTYHVVPGRLTLEQVEGDTEIKTVQGTALVLGNAIPQSSVTAGTSTIYVVNGVLFPNDFVAPDLSAPATSTTTTTVTTTTTTSAATTSSATTSAVAPAQATPGTAQGGAIAGGTMTSPPANVAAVLQEDRFSTVRELLTQAGLLDTLGSGAYTVFLPTNDAFGKLDAAKLNAVKADAALLKQVLTYHVVSGQLDSAGLTAAPLTTVEGSPLAVTSDASGLSFDGMGMALDGGTPVTAGTTTVYVLDSVLLPPSLR; this is translated from the coding sequence ATGAAGAAGAGACTCGGCCTGATGACCCTGAGCCTGCTGCTCGTTTCTCCCGCTGTGGCCGGTGGCGCCGGTCAGCCCGCCGCCAAGCCCGCGACCTGCAAGAGCATCGCGGCCATCGTTGCGAGCGACCCGCAGTTCAGCACCCTCGCCACGGCGCTCGAAGCGGCGGACCTGACCGGCGCCCTGGCGGGCAGCGGCAGCTACACCCTGTTCGCGCCCACCAACGCGGCCTTCGCCAAGGTGCCCAGCGACCAGCTCGCTGGCCTGCTCGGTGATCCTGAGATGCTGGCCGCCGTGCTGAGCTACCACGTGGTCGCCGAGAAAGCCAGCGCCGCCGAACTGCGCGGCGCCAGCTCCGGCACCACCGAACAGGGCGCCGACGTGCAGATCAAGGTCTCGGGCAGCCAGATCATGATCAACGACGCCCGCGTGGTCAAGGCCGACATCCAGGCCTGCAACGGCGTGGTCCACGCCATCGACGCCGTGCTGATGCCCCCCACCGAAGTCGAAGCCCCCGAAGCACAGGCCCCCGCGCCTGCGCCCGCCGCGCCTGCGCCCGCTCCTGCTGCTCCGGCTGCCAGCACCGCCCCCGCTGCCATCGACGTGCGCAGCATCCCGGCCCTGCCCCTGAGCGGCGCCGTGACGGTCAGCACTCCGGCCACCACCGAGACGGGCACAACTGAAACGAGCACCGAAACCGCCACCGAGGAAACCGCCACCGAAGAAGCGGGCACCGAGGAAGGCACCGCCGTCGTCGAGAGCAACACCCTGTACGACGTGCTGGTGGCCGACGAGCGTTTCAGCACCCTGCGCGACCTGCTGAGCGACGCGGACCTGACCGACATGCTGATGTCCGGCGAGTACACCGTCTTCGCGCCCACCGACGAGGCGTTTGCCGCGCTGCCCGAAGGTGCTCTGGCCGCCGTCGCCAGCAACCCCGAACTGCTGCTCTCGCTGCTGCGCTACCACGTGGTGCAGGGCCGCCTGACCAGCGAGCAGGTGCAGGTCGGCAGCCTTCAGACCCTGGCCGGTAGCCCGCTGACCATCGAAGCCGAGCTGTCCCCCGCCATCGAGTCGAGCACCGGCCTGATCTACCCCGTGGACGCCGTGCTGCTGCCCGAGGGCTTCACCGTACCCGAAGTGGCCGACGACACCGCGATGGTCGAAACCACCGAGTTTCAGACCAGCACCGCCGCCAGCGTGAGCGTCGCCCTCGAAGGCGAAAGCTTCAGCGTGCTGCGTGGCCTGCTGACCCGCGCCGGGCTGACCGACACCCTCGCCAGCGGTGAGTACACCATCTTCGCGCCCACCGACGAGGCGTTCGCCGCGCTGCCCGCCGGAACGCTCGACGCCCTGACCGACGAGCAGGTCAAGAGCCTGCTGACCTACCACGTGGTTCCTGGCCGGCTGACGCTGGAACAGGTCGAGGGCGACACCGAAATCAAGACCGTGCAGGGCACGGCGCTGGTGCTCGGCAACGCCATTCCGCAGTCGAGCGTGACGGCGGGCACCTCCACCATCTACGTGGTCAACGGGGTGCTGTTCCCCAACGACTTCGTGGCCCCCGACCTGTCTGCCCCGGCCACCAGCACGACCACCACGACCGTCACCACGACGACCACCACCAGCGCGGCCACCACCAGCTCGGCCACCACCAGCGCGGTGGCCCCTGCCCAGGCCACCCCCGGCACCGCGCAGGGCGGCGCCATCGCAGGCGGCACCATGACCTCGCCCCCCGCCAACGTGGCCGCCGTGCTTCAGGAAGACCGTTTCAGCACCGTGCGCGAGCTGCTGACCCAGGCCGGGCTGCTCGACACCCTGGGCAGCGGCGCCTACACCGTGTTCCTGCCCACCAACGACGCTTTCGGCAAGCTCGACGCCGCCAAGCTGAATGCCGTGAAGGCCGACGCCGCGCTGCTCAAGCAGGTTCTGACGTACCACGTCGTTTCGGGCCAGCTCGACAGCGCCGGGCTGACCGCTGCCCCCCTGACCACCGTGGAAGGCAGCCCGCTCGCCGTGACCAGCGACGCCAGCGGCCTGAGCTTCGACGGCATGGGCATGGCGCTCGACGGTGGCACGCCCGTCACCGCCGGGACCACCACCGTCTACGTCCTCGACAGCGTGCTGCTGCCCCCCAGCCTGCGCTAA
- a CDS encoding Mov34/MPN/PAD-1 family protein encodes MPGVFVLLPSVLAAALWTHVRRELPRECVGALGGWVRGEQVQVRALYPLPNVSPQPEREYLADPGELLRVLRAMQREGLELVALYHSHPHGPAAPSSSDRQLAAYPVPYLIADPRHGHLRAYLLPGGEEVEIRGAE; translated from the coding sequence ATGCCCGGCGTGTTCGTGCTGTTGCCTTCCGTGCTGGCGGCGGCCCTGTGGACGCACGTTCGGCGCGAGCTGCCGCGCGAGTGCGTGGGGGCGCTGGGCGGCTGGGTGCGCGGCGAGCAGGTGCAGGTCCGCGCCCTGTACCCGCTGCCCAACGTCTCCCCGCAGCCCGAGCGCGAATACCTCGCCGACCCCGGCGAACTGCTGCGCGTGCTGCGCGCCATGCAGCGCGAGGGGCTGGAACTCGTCGCGCTCTACCACAGCCACCCGCACGGCCCGGCGGCCCCGAGTTCTTCGGACCGGCAGCTCGCCGCCTACCCGGTGCCGTACCTGATTGCCGACCCCCGGCACGGGCATCTGCGGGCCTACCTGCTGCCCGGCGGCGAGGAAGTGGAGATTCGCGGCGCCGAGTAG
- a CDS encoding DNA translocase FtsK has translation MSANSHQDQPPRVRLDGEVVGLLLLVVAFLLGLILFLPLLSDQGEGGALAQARRILLDWAGWLAWLLPAAAFAYGVAAFTSAPMRELTRWVLGGLLAVLGVLCLQAFFMPGQNGHPGPAGWLAEGLVRKLKQVLGLATPLLLLLAAALGLKFMLGVSLLGLIRKLVHWLMGLLTGVGHNVQGAIEAKLPGKSGGAVTAHDRTDVRGQLSKLRGELDALRRIDPKNGGLKEPYEKVRRLQRDIRSYDDEQLKRVQDDLTTYGLMSRNALLQAAHDLRVKVEQEAVPEGEEAVRFLKTVVDDRRHELSVFLPSTQASAALEHLRRHLVNQILSIGGKAKRLESERCASERALKQPTVEILQREQSAHLKRQQQWQDLQDRFQGWHAYEQAYAGWPDLAAEFDSGPTEAATQVATALQKRPLDTLRDPQHWREVLEQATEEERQRQAAPPADDAGDEEWQDEDEEGGDSGGLLSRLGHKLGRLVAPPGPEKEEKQAPPPAPAADAWDEPDEFAFSPHPVYDAATVPALDIDFGAAPRRAPVQTERESVPPARSQSRARRAAPAPLLTPDAELPRLTAPATTPPARFAQPPVRPDTARPPAPAPVDLDPWDDEEDMPFGPPAAPALRPSSQGQASRGQASRGQASRGQAARMEAAPPAAPSPAAPSSAALSPRPGPAPSRKPAPAPWEEAAKAERPAPRGTSERGGSERGISRRGAISLALPGEKLLDPIPNAAKNTVQMDTAARQRGDMIDETLRHFGLQARVVDMARGPTVTRYEIEPAPGEKISRIASLSNDLARALAVGGVRVEAPVPGKSVIGLEVPNAEREPVTFHQAAASAAFKTARAKLPIILGKSIDGSMMVGDLAKMPHLLVAGSTGSGKSVCVNTLITSLLYRYLPTELRFVMIDPKMVELTPYDGIPHLVRPVVTNPADAAGVLLGAVAHMERRYKMMSGVGAKNLEQFNAKMRAVGEVELPHLVIIIDELADLMITSPKEVESAIMRLAQMARATGMHLILATQRPSVDILTSLIKVNIPARIAFAVSSSHDSRTILDTTGAERLTGQGDMLFYQPGLVKPLRLQGPYISEAESVRIADELRRMVFDDDFVEAYGSDFEGLISSSGPGGDRSQMDFSDPLLRQAALVCIEEGQGSVSRLQRRLSVGHARAGKLMDLLEAMNIVGPHQGSKPREVLIGEADLPEYFGK, from the coding sequence ATGTCGGCGAACTCGCACCAAGACCAGCCCCCGCGCGTTCGGCTCGACGGCGAAGTGGTCGGGTTGCTGCTGCTCGTGGTGGCCTTTTTGCTGGGACTGATTCTGTTTTTGCCCCTGCTCAGCGACCAGGGGGAGGGAGGCGCCCTGGCCCAGGCGCGGCGCATCCTGCTCGACTGGGCCGGGTGGCTGGCGTGGCTGCTGCCGGCGGCGGCGTTCGCCTACGGCGTGGCGGCCTTTACGAGCGCACCGATGCGCGAACTGACCCGCTGGGTGCTCGGCGGCCTGCTCGCGGTGCTCGGGGTGCTGTGCCTGCAAGCCTTTTTTATGCCCGGCCAGAACGGTCACCCCGGCCCGGCAGGCTGGCTGGCCGAGGGACTGGTGCGCAAACTCAAGCAGGTGCTGGGCCTCGCCACGCCGCTGCTGTTGCTGCTCGCCGCCGCGCTGGGGCTGAAATTCATGCTGGGGGTGTCGCTGCTGGGCCTGATTCGCAAGCTGGTGCACTGGCTGATGGGGCTGCTGACCGGGGTGGGGCACAACGTTCAGGGCGCCATCGAAGCCAAGCTGCCCGGCAAAAGCGGCGGCGCCGTGACCGCGCACGACCGCACCGACGTGCGTGGGCAGCTCAGCAAGCTGCGCGGCGAACTCGACGCCCTGCGCCGCATCGACCCCAAAAACGGCGGCCTCAAGGAGCCTTACGAAAAGGTCCGGCGCCTGCAACGCGACATCAGAAGTTACGACGACGAGCAGCTCAAGCGCGTGCAGGACGACCTGACCACCTACGGCCTGATGTCGCGCAACGCGCTGCTGCAAGCCGCCCACGACCTGCGCGTCAAGGTCGAACAGGAAGCGGTGCCGGAAGGCGAAGAAGCCGTGCGCTTCCTGAAAACGGTGGTGGACGACCGCCGCCACGAACTGAGCGTTTTCCTCCCCAGCACCCAGGCGAGCGCCGCGCTCGAACATCTGCGCCGTCACCTCGTCAACCAGATTCTGTCCATCGGTGGCAAGGCCAAGCGGCTGGAATCCGAACGCTGCGCGTCCGAGCGTGCCCTCAAGCAGCCGACGGTGGAGATTTTGCAGCGCGAGCAGAGCGCCCACCTCAAGCGGCAGCAGCAGTGGCAGGACCTTCAGGACCGCTTTCAGGGCTGGCACGCCTACGAGCAGGCCTACGCCGGGTGGCCCGACCTCGCCGCCGAGTTCGACAGCGGCCCCACCGAGGCGGCGACCCAGGTGGCGACGGCCCTGCAGAAGCGGCCCCTGGACACGTTGCGCGACCCGCAGCACTGGCGCGAGGTGCTGGAACAGGCCACCGAGGAAGAAAGGCAGCGCCAGGCGGCCCCCCCGGCAGACGACGCGGGCGACGAGGAGTGGCAAGACGAGGACGAGGAAGGCGGCGATTCGGGCGGCCTGCTCTCGCGCCTCGGTCACAAGCTCGGGCGTCTGGTGGCTCCCCCCGGCCCCGAAAAGGAGGAAAAGCAGGCGCCGCCCCCAGCTCCGGCTGCCGACGCCTGGGACGAACCCGACGAGTTCGCCTTCTCCCCCCACCCGGTCTACGACGCGGCGACGGTGCCCGCGCTCGACATCGACTTCGGGGCCGCCCCCCGCCGCGCCCCGGTGCAGACGGAGCGCGAGTCCGTGCCCCCCGCGCGGAGCCAGAGCCGCGCCCGCCGCGCCGCGCCTGCCCCGCTGCTGACCCCGGACGCTGAACTGCCCAGGCTGACGGCTCCGGCGACCACCCCCCCGGCCCGGTTCGCCCAGCCCCCGGTGCGCCCGGACACCGCCCGCCCGCCCGCGCCTGCTCCGGTGGACCTCGACCCCTGGGACGACGAGGAGGACATGCCCTTCGGCCCCCCGGCGGCGCCCGCGCTGCGGCCAAGCAGTCAGGGGCAGGCCAGTCGGGGGCAGGCCAGTCGGGGGCAGGCCAGTCGGGGGCAAGCGGCCCGCATGGAGGCGGCGCCCCCTGCTGCCCCATCGCCCGCTGCCCCATCATCCGCTGCACTGTCGCCCCGGCCCGGTCCGGCACCCAGCCGCAAACCCGCCCCCGCCCCCTGGGAAGAAGCAGCGAAGGCAGAGCGCCCCGCGCCCAGAGGCACCAGTGAGCGGGGAGGCAGTGAGCGGGGAATCAGCCGCCGGGGGGCCATCAGCCTCGCGCTGCCGGGGGAAAAGCTGCTCGACCCCATTCCCAACGCGGCCAAAAACACCGTCCAGATGGACACGGCGGCCCGGCAGCGCGGCGACATGATCGACGAGACGCTGCGGCACTTCGGCCTTCAGGCGCGGGTGGTGGACATGGCGCGTGGCCCCACCGTCACCCGTTACGAAATCGAACCCGCTCCCGGCGAGAAAATCAGCCGCATCGCTTCTCTCTCCAACGACCTCGCCCGCGCCCTGGCGGTGGGTGGCGTGCGCGTGGAAGCCCCGGTGCCGGGCAAGAGCGTCATCGGACTGGAAGTGCCCAACGCCGAGCGCGAACCCGTCACCTTTCATCAGGCGGCGGCGAGCGCGGCGTTCAAGACTGCGCGGGCCAAACTGCCCATCATCCTCGGCAAGAGCATCGACGGCTCGATGATGGTGGGCGACCTCGCCAAGATGCCGCACCTGCTCGTCGCCGGGTCCACCGGCTCGGGCAAGTCGGTGTGCGTCAATACGCTGATCACCTCGCTGCTCTACCGCTACCTGCCCACCGAACTGCGCTTTGTCATGATCGACCCCAAGATGGTGGAACTCACGCCCTACGACGGCATTCCCCATCTGGTGCGCCCGGTGGTGACCAACCCGGCAGACGCGGCGGGGGTGCTGCTCGGCGCGGTGGCCCACATGGAGCGGCGCTACAAGATGATGAGCGGCGTGGGCGCCAAGAACCTCGAACAGTTCAACGCCAAGATGCGGGCGGTGGGCGAGGTCGAACTGCCGCATCTGGTCATCATCATCGACGAGCTGGCCGACCTGATGATCACCAGCCCCAAGGAAGTCGAGTCGGCGATTATGCGTCTGGCGCAGATGGCCCGCGCCACCGGCATGCACCTGATTCTGGCGACCCAGCGGCCCAGTGTGGACATCCTGACCAGCCTCATCAAGGTCAACATTCCGGCCCGCATCGCCTTCGCGGTGAGCAGCAGCCACGACTCGCGCACCATTCTGGACACCACCGGGGCCGAGCGCCTGACCGGACAGGGCGACATGCTGTTTTACCAGCCGGGGCTGGTCAAGCCGCTGCGCCTGCAAGGGCCGTACATCAGCGAGGCCGAGTCGGTGCGGATTGCCGACGAACTGCGCCGCATGGTGTTCGATGACGATTTCGTCGAGGCCTACGGCAGCGATTTCGAGGGCCTGATTTCGAGTTCCGGCCCCGGCGGGGACCGCTCGCAGATGGATTTCAGCGACCCGTTGCTGCGGCAGGCCGCGCTGGTGTGCATCGAGGAAGGGCAGGGCAGCGTCTCGCGGCTTCAGCGCCGCCTCTCGGTGGGCCACGCCCGCGCGGGCAAGCTGATGGACCTGCTCGAAGCGATGAACATCGTCGGGCCGCACCAGGGCAGCAAACCGCGTGAGGTGCTGATTGGCGAGGCCGACCTGCCCGAGTACTTCGGGAAATAG
- a CDS encoding nucleoside hydrolase, translating to MVASLSGPPLPVILDGDPGLDDAVAWLLAFASPEVQVQGVTAVHGNVPLRRGVRNTGVVLALAGERAQGVPYFAGADRPLLREELTATQIHGETGLPAEGLPEPVRPPEAGHAVDFLIRTLRASPGQVTLVASGPLTNVALAFRLAPDLPQQVREVVWMGGSTGPGNRTPAAEFNALADPHAADIVFRSGAPLRMVGLNVTMQCIATPERLEQLRSLGNRAGAVSAQMLEFYAGVYRERYGLSGGALHDPLAVAAALRPELLTWRPMPVAVELNGGLNLGRTVCDLYGVTGQAPNAQVAVDVDAPAFFDLLLERLGTLP from the coding sequence ATGGTTGCTTCTCTGTCCGGCCCGCCCCTGCCCGTGATTCTCGATGGTGACCCGGGCCTGGACGACGCGGTGGCGTGGCTGCTCGCCTTTGCCAGTCCCGAAGTGCAGGTCCAGGGCGTCACGGCGGTTCACGGCAACGTGCCGCTGCGCCGGGGGGTGCGCAATACCGGGGTGGTGCTCGCGCTGGCGGGCGAGCGGGCGCAGGGCGTGCCGTATTTCGCCGGGGCCGACCGCCCGCTGCTGCGCGAAGAACTGACGGCCACCCAGATTCATGGCGAGACCGGCCTGCCCGCCGAAGGGTTGCCCGAGCCGGTGCGCCCCCCCGAGGCCGGGCACGCGGTGGACTTCCTGATTCGCACGCTGCGGGCAAGTCCGGGACAGGTCACGCTGGTCGCCAGCGGGCCGCTGACCAACGTGGCGCTCGCCTTTCGTCTGGCGCCCGACCTGCCGCAGCAGGTGCGCGAAGTGGTCTGGATGGGCGGCAGCACCGGGCCGGGCAACCGCACCCCCGCCGCCGAGTTCAACGCCCTGGCCGACCCCCACGCCGCCGACATCGTCTTCCGGAGTGGAGCGCCCCTGCGCATGGTGGGGCTGAACGTGACCATGCAGTGCATCGCCACACCGGAGCGGCTGGAGCAATTGCGTTCGCTGGGCAACCGCGCCGGAGCGGTGTCGGCGCAGATGCTGGAGTTCTACGCCGGGGTCTACCGCGAGCGGTACGGGCTGAGCGGCGGCGCCCTGCACGACCCTCTGGCGGTGGCGGCGGCGCTGCGCCCGGAGCTGCTGACGTGGCGGCCCATGCCCGTCGCCGTCGAACTGAACGGGGGCCTGAACCTGGGCCGCACCGTCTGCGACCTGTACGGCGTGACCGGTCAGGCGCCGAACGCGCAGGTCGCGGTGGACGTGGACGCCCCGGCCTTCTTCGACCTGTTGCTGGAGCGGCTGGGCACCCTGCCCTGA
- a CDS encoding phosphotransferase enzyme family protein, which yields MQELSGIRITGRGVRVSSPIPRADGALFGALEAAEGPRAYAMFDYLPGRALDNTPEDAALYGQCAAGLHDAADPFTAPGRFALDLKHLITEPMGQMRPLLAEFPDLAAPLGAAAERTQARLSALAPGLSWGACHGDLHEANARLTPESEVGLFDFDCAGPGFRAYDLAVYWWSQATQGQGAEEAQPLWDAFLGAYRERRSLTDADLAALPHFVAARALWFMGLMAGRAAEFGAETLGRPFFDSGLSFLTAWEEQHGA from the coding sequence GTGCAGGAATTAAGCGGAATCCGTATCACGGGTCGGGGAGTGAGGGTGTCGTCGCCCATCCCTCGGGCCGATGGAGCCTTGTTCGGCGCGCTGGAGGCAGCCGAAGGCCCCCGCGCCTACGCCATGTTTGACTATCTGCCGGGCCGCGCTCTGGACAACACACCCGAGGACGCCGCGCTGTACGGGCAGTGTGCCGCCGGGCTGCATGACGCCGCCGACCCCTTCACCGCGCCGGGCCGTTTTGCGCTCGACTTGAAGCATCTCATCACTGAGCCCATGGGGCAGATGCGCCCGCTGCTGGCCGAGTTTCCCGACCTCGCCGCGCCGCTTGGGGCCGCTGCCGAGCGCACCCAGGCCCGCCTGTCGGCCCTCGCACCGGGACTGAGTTGGGGCGCGTGTCACGGCGACCTGCACGAGGCCAACGCTCGGCTGACCCCTGAGAGCGAGGTCGGCCTCTTTGACTTCGACTGCGCTGGCCCCGGCTTTCGCGCCTATGACCTCGCGGTGTACTGGTGGAGTCAGGCCACGCAGGGGCAAGGCGCGGAGGAGGCCCAGCCGCTCTGGGACGCGTTTCTGGGCGCCTACCGCGAGCGCCGCTCGCTGACGGACGCCGACCTCGCCGCGCTGCCGCACTTCGTCGCTGCCCGTGCGCTGTGGTTCATGGGCCTGATGGCCGGACGGGCGGCGGAATTCGGCGCGGAAACGCTGGGGCGGCCCTTCTTCGACTCCGGCCTGAGTTTCCTGACGGCGTGGGAGGAGCAGCACGGCGCGTAA
- a CDS encoding molybdopterin oxidoreductase family protein has protein sequence MTARHALLTCPLDCPDACRLKITIEQQPDGSEKAVKLTGDPAHPYTRGFACAKTVHYPARQNHLERPLYPLRRVNPKSEPEPQWERVTWDEALDDIAGRLRQLIAERGPQSILPYHYAGTMGLLEGSHVHALWRALGAAELEETICASAGTAAWEVGYGTRLAVDPLDVPHARLIVLWGINSLSTHSHLTPQITAARKQGARVVCVDPYRNRTAAFADQHYKIRPGTDAALALGVMRELFVNGWTDAAYLAEVTEGVDDLRASADEWTPERTAEVTGLTADEVRDFARLIGTTRPTYIRVGYGMTRHENGGTALRAVTLLPALTGDWRWRGGGCVLSTSGAFKLNRTRLGAAHVTKPDAPRVNMNELGDALDPAAGFGAMFVYNCNPVVVAPDSGRVRAGMGRDDLLVVVLEQAMTESARLADYLLPATTFMEHPDIYTSYGHFWLAHNRAELTPPGECRPNSWVFAQLARRLGVEEQSVYWTADDLLRDLLDTDHPFLAGITPERLKAEGTLRLNLPEGTLPYAHGAETPSGKVQLSPAPRFVPAQARLNAEYPLRLLTPPAHHFLNSTYGNLDNLNRAEGGEPHVLLCPADAAAYGVQDGEYARLTSEQGEVRRRVKVTDAAQPGVAVVEGTWWGLSAPDGRSINELTAQTLTDLGGGSTFHNTRIRVERAGG, from the coding sequence ATGACCGCCCGCCACGCCCTGCTCACCTGTCCCCTCGACTGTCCCGACGCCTGCCGCCTCAAAATCACCATCGAGCAGCAGCCGGACGGGAGTGAGAAGGCCGTCAAGCTGACCGGCGACCCGGCTCACCCCTATACGCGCGGCTTTGCCTGTGCCAAGACGGTCCACTATCCGGCGCGGCAAAACCACCTCGAGCGGCCCCTGTATCCCCTGCGGCGCGTGAACCCCAAGTCCGAGCCCGAGCCGCAGTGGGAGCGCGTGACCTGGGACGAGGCGCTGGACGACATCGCCGGGCGGCTGCGGCAGCTCATCGCCGAGCGCGGCCCGCAGAGCATCCTGCCCTACCACTACGCGGGAACGATGGGCCTGCTCGAAGGCAGCCACGTCCACGCGCTGTGGCGGGCGCTCGGGGCGGCGGAACTGGAGGAAACCATCTGCGCGTCGGCGGGCACGGCGGCCTGGGAAGTGGGCTACGGCACCCGGCTGGCGGTGGACCCGCTCGACGTGCCCCACGCCCGGCTGATCGTGCTGTGGGGCATCAACAGCCTCTCCACCCACTCGCACCTGACGCCGCAAATCACGGCGGCCCGCAAGCAGGGGGCGCGGGTCGTCTGCGTGGACCCCTACCGCAACCGCACCGCCGCTTTTGCCGACCAGCACTACAAAATCAGACCAGGAACGGATGCCGCACTCGCGCTGGGCGTGATGCGCGAACTGTTCGTGAACGGCTGGACCGACGCCGCTTACCTCGCAGAAGTGACCGAAGGGGTGGACGACCTGCGGGCCAGCGCCGACGAGTGGACCCCCGAACGCACCGCCGAGGTGACGGGGTTGACGGCAGACGAGGTGCGCGACTTCGCCCGCCTCATCGGGACGACCCGGCCCACCTATATCCGCGTGGGCTACGGCATGACCCGCCACGAAAACGGCGGCACCGCGCTGCGGGCGGTCACACTGCTGCCCGCGCTGACCGGCGACTGGCGCTGGCGGGGCGGCGGCTGCGTGCTGAGCACCAGCGGGGCGTTCAAGCTGAACCGGACGCGGCTGGGCGCGGCGCACGTCACGAAACCCGACGCTCCCCGCGTGAACATGAACGAGCTGGGGGACGCACTGGACCCGGCGGCAGGCTTCGGGGCCATGTTCGTCTACAACTGTAATCCGGTGGTGGTGGCCCCCGATTCGGGCCGCGTGCGGGCGGGCATGGGGCGGGACGACCTGCTGGTGGTGGTCCTCGAACAGGCGATGACCGAATCGGCGCGGCTGGCCGACTACCTGCTGCCCGCGACGACCTTCATGGAGCACCCTGATATCTACACCAGCTACGGCCACTTCTGGCTGGCCCACAACCGCGCCGAGCTGACCCCGCCCGGCGAGTGCCGCCCCAACTCCTGGGTGTTCGCGCAACTCGCCCGCCGCCTGGGGGTGGAAGAACAGAGCGTGTACTGGACGGCCGACGACCTGCTGCGCGACCTGCTCGACACCGACCACCCCTTCCTTGCGGGCATCACCCCCGAGCGGCTGAAGGCGGAAGGCACCCTTCGCCTGAACCTACCGGAGGGGACTTTGCCCTACGCGCACGGAGCGGAGACGCCGAGCGGCAAGGTGCAACTCAGCCCCGCGCCGCGTTTCGTGCCCGCACAGGCCCGCCTGAACGCCGAGTATCCGCTGCGCCTGCTGACGCCGCCCGCGCACCATTTCCTGAACTCTACGTATGGCAATTTGGACAACCTCAACCGCGCCGAGGGGGGCGAGCCGCACGTCCTGCTGTGTCCTGCCGACGCGGCGGCCTACGGCGTACAGGACGGCGAATACGCCCGCCTGACCAGCGAGCAGGGCGAGGTCCGGCGCCGGGTGAAGGTGACGGACGCCGCGCAGCCCGGCGTGGCGGTGGTGGAAGGGACGTGGTGGGGCCTCTCGGCGCCCGATGGCCGCAGCATCAATGAACTCACCGCCCAGACGCTGACGGACCTGGGCGGGGGCAGCACCTTTCACAACACCCGGATTCGGGTGGAGCGGGCGGGGGGTTGA